In Malus sylvestris chromosome 16, drMalSylv7.2, whole genome shotgun sequence, the following are encoded in one genomic region:
- the LOC126609420 gene encoding bidirectional sugar transporter N3-like: MAIVADSHHPLAFTFGILGNLISTMVYLSPVPTFYRIYRKKSTEGFHSVPYLVALFSSMLWLYYALVKKNAMMLITINSFGSFVEIIYIVMFIVYAPKEARKLTVKLFGIMNVGLFTMILVVSHFLVGSAYRVPILGWINVAISTSVFVAPLSIVAQVIRTRSVEFMPFGLSFFLTLSAVIWFAYGYLLKDICVAIPNFLGFVLGLLQMLLYGIYRNREQVIIDDHEKKLPGAIHEDVKNIVIIATLAASEVHPVDDQPNNRNNDTDVNNNAAVRDAKEHEQTDDHRHVENASVELQPNETSYAV, translated from the exons ATGGCTATAGTAGCAGACAGTCACCATCCTTTGGCATTTACATTTGGAATTCTAG GAAATCTAATCTCGACCATGGTTTACTTATCCCCAGT GCCGACATTTTATCGAATTTACAGGAAAAAATCAACAGAAGGATTTCACTCGGTGCCATATCTGGTAGCATTGTTCAGTTCCATGCTTTGGCTCTACTATGCGTTGGTAAAAAAGAATGCTATGATGCTCATCACCATTAACTCATTCGGAAGTTTTGTAGAGATCATCTACATCGTCATGTTCATTGTTTATGCACCAAAGGAAGCTAGG AAGTTGACAGTGAAACTATTTGGTATTATGAACGTGGGACTTTTCACCATGATCCTTGTCGTTTCTCACTTTCTAGTGGGGAGTGCATACCGGGTCCCAATTCTTGGATGGATTAATGTTGCCATTTCTACCAGTGTTTTTGTTGCGCCCTTAAGCATTGTG GCACAGGTTATCCGAACAAGAAGTGTCGAATTTATGCCATTTGGCTTGTCATTTTTCCTCACATTGAGTGCCGTTATCTGGTTTGCATATGGATATCTCCTCAAGGACATATGTGTAGCA ATTCCAAACTTTCTGGGTTTTGTGTTGGGGCTGCTTCAGATGCTGCTGTATGGGATATACCGAAACCGAGAACAGGTGATAATAGACGATCATGAGAAAAAGCTACCGGGTGCTATACATGAGGACGTGAAAAACATTGTGATCATAGCCACATTAGCAGCTTCCGAGGTTCATCCGGTGGATGATCAACCGAACAATCGCAACAATGACACCGACGTTAATAATAACGCCGCCGTTAGAGACGCAAAGGAGCATGAACAAACGGATGATCATCGTCATGTGGAAAATGCTTCCGTCGAGCTTCAACCTAACGAAACATCATATGCAGTGTGA